The Plectropomus leopardus isolate mb unplaced genomic scaffold, YSFRI_Pleo_2.0 unplaced_scaffold86303, whole genome shotgun sequence genomic interval taaaaaaactgcgagtaggaaaaaaagatgtcattttCCGAGTGAAGACTGAGTGTCTTGCGGGTTTTGTGACGTGAGGTCAAACCTTCTTTGCGCTCTCCTTTGCCCATGAGGAAGTCCTCGGTGTAGGGCGTCATGTCGAGGCGCAGCGGGAAGGAGAAGTGGGTGTTGACCTTCTCCTTCATCATCGTCACCATGTTGAAGGTGTACCTCATGGTGTTGAAACTCAGGATCCGCGGCAGCTTTTTGAAACACGCCCTGTGGGAGAGGAGGGTTTAATGCTGCGAAAATAAATCCAACGACAATATTACGTGTTACTTTAGATGTGAATTAAACTGAAGCGATGCACAGACCTTTTCTCGGCGCGGACTTTCTTGCCACACTGGGAGCAGGTGTACATGTTG includes:
- the LOC121940413 gene encoding ubiquitin carboxyl-terminal hydrolase 34-like codes for the protein ESLDEVTIKDTLEGDNMYTCSQCGKKVRAEKRACFKKLPRILSFNTMRYTFNMVTMMKEKVNTHFSFPLRLDMTPYTEDFLMGKGERKEGLTSRHKTRKTLSLHSENDIFFSYSQFF